CCTCTGTGAGGAGTATTAACCCACATTGGGTAGAATGATATTAGTACTGTGTGATTATCAACTGTCAACTTATCTGCTTTAAGATTTCATTTTGAATATTAATGCAAGtttgaacaaaatgttttttgcagtgcaaagAAATGTATTCTTTTAATGTAAAAGATTTTTATGTTAAACAACATCATCTGTCTTTTATGCCAGGTGTTAAATCCTCTACTCTTTTTGAGTACAATGTTTCTTGGAGAAGTGTCCAAGTTCCTGTTGTGATGTGTCATCACCCCTTTTTGCCTTCAGTTGAAACATTCATACCTGACATGACTCATTGAGTctgttaaaataaacaaatttcaACTGCAATCTTTCTTGTACTTTCAATTCTTATCAGCACAGATTGTTAGCACATTTATTGTACCGCGGCAGATCCTGAAATCAACTTTAGTGACAGAAGACTCCATATCTATACTGTATGCCCCTAGTATGCAGTCTGCAGGCCACTAGTTTGACTAACTGGGCCAGTTGTGAATACCTGTGTCACTAAACTTAATGAGTAAtgctggagctgctcagtggccaataGGAGAAGACTGTAGTTGTACTGCacccagatgtgaatgtgttaaTATGAACACAAAGCAAGGTGTTGCTTAAGAAAAGTGTGTGCTCACCAAACAACAAGCCCTTAAGGCTATAGTGTGTTTAAGGTAAAGTTTTCTTTGGGTCTTTGATCTAACAAGCATCCAATTGTTGATCACGTTGGTTTGAGTCCAGGTTCCAGGTGTTGGGCTTTAAAAAGTTTAATGTGAACTTTGATCCCTAGAGTTTAGGGCTACTGTTTCCCCTCTTGAATAATGACAGTCACGCTCCGTAGCCTAATGTGATGTGTAATAAGACACACTTCTATTGTTCCTCCAATGAAAGCAGTGAATGGACAGAGTGTGGGAAACCAGGGAAAACTCACTCACAGAGCCCCCATGGGACAATAGATCCAGACCTCGACCctgaagagaaggagggggtggggggaaggGAGAAGGGGGAGTGGGCGGTTGGTGGGGTCTCTATACAGAGAATGAGTGATACATTTCAAATAATCTCTAAAATTTTTAATGATTAGGCTATATTTTCagataaataagtaaataaataattctgCAACCCAAACATTTGAATGCTATATCTAATATCTTTGGAGGACGGGACTCAGAATCTACTTCCATATTGATCTAAGACTAAAATCACCCATTTTGTCTAAATTATTACCACatgatcattaaaaaaaagtgaagcaGAACTTGAATATTATGTTGTACAGGACACCCATTACAAAGGCACTTACAGGCctacctttttattttatttccaacCAATTATTAGGAATTATGATAATTTTTTGTGccaaaatgtaattagttaaATTCTATATTAATTTTCCACTTGTTTGCAATCCCTTGTTTGCAAACActgcatctgtgtttgtttctaaACAACTTTAAATGTTCTTCACTGTGGGAGGAAGGTTGGGAGCTGCTTGTGTGGGGATGAATTAGCATTTAACAAGGCACGCGCCTATTGTTGAGTGGAAGCTCGGTCAATGGGCAGAGTGTGGGAAAGCTCTGGAGAGCAGAGTCACAGTTCAGTGTGATTAGCATCCTCAGCCCCACCAGCACCTGATTATTCTCCAAGGGGAGTTGGCACACTTCAGGAAAGAGCTgtcctgaaaaacaaaaaaaacaaaacaaaacatcaaccCCTCCCTCACATTTAATGCTGAGGTTTTTAGTCAAATATTCTATAGGAGTGTAAATTGTGTACTCTTTGGTCTTCATCTGAGAAACTGATCCTCATGAAGTTTATAAAAGACTTGCCATTGtgatttttgtgacatttgataATGGATCATTTTCCTCATATTTCTTGTATGTTTCTTTGAATATTAATTCTAAACCCTCAGAGCAGCTAATGGTGTTGTTTCCCTCCAGATGGTTGGTGACGTCAGGCTCTGTCTCTGTTACAACACACAGCCAACAGCCTTCACTAAAGCTCCATTCAAAGACCTTTTGTAGTGCACTGACCGCAGCACACAGGACTCAGTGTGGGAAACTGAGATCAACTCTCTACTCACACCGACTACCAGCCACAAGACAGAGGACACATCTGCTACATCTGGACCCTGTATCTGGCTTCACCCCAATATCACTTCATGTGGCTCAATATTTCCTCAGAGTACAAGGAAGTTACATTAGTTATATTCAAATGATTGAATCaagtttttctgaaaataaactCTTTTACCCACTTGCCTGCGGTAAATTACACAATTATATAACTTCCCAAttttcatctcatctaatctGATGACATAGACATTTACTTTGAAGCTTTTATTCTGCATAtactacatttaaaaaaaaaatatatatatatattctggGCTTTTCACTCTTGTTTTATTTAAGGAATTTTCAAGATTCAGGAAAATGCAATCCTATGATGTAATTGATTTGTATTTCCTGAACAAAAATTGTGGATGTAGTCATTTTcctgtacatactgtatttgaATTGTGGCTGCTTACATTGTTATGAAAATTGGAAATGAATGCCATGGCTAAAATTcatcaaaaaggtatgaaatgTAATCAAAGTCTATGATAAGAAGATTGTCCTTTGAAAATATTCTTCAAGAGGGGCGTAGAaagaatttttttaaatacaggaTCAATGTCAGTCTCCCACGTGTGTGATGGGATGATGAGCGTGTGCTCAGTCTGCATCATTGATCCCAACATGAGGCAGCAGAtctgctctctctgcagggTCACCACTTTCCCAGATTCACACAGAGCTCTGTgagtctctctccatcacccccaGTTCTCCACCTGTTCCCCTGAGATCTAACCATTGTCCCCCACCAATACGAGCATTCAGCATGTTGCATCCCTTATTGTCTTACCAAGCTCTCTGACTGGCTACAGACTGTGAGAAAGTCCAACCAGACCAAGACCCACACATTCATATGGAGATTTGGGACTATAAATAGGAGGGATGGAGCCAGCAGAGATCAGATTCTCTCTACAGAAACCTCTACAGCACAGAGATCCAGCCATGGCTCCTACAATCACTTCAGCAATGACCAATTCTCAGGAGCAGCTGACTCTGACACACAAGGTAAATTGAAGGCTCAAGATCATGGACACTTCAACATCATTCATGTTCCTACTGATTCATCTTCATGTTATTCTCCAGAATAAGTTTATTAATgactttcttccttcttctgcagctcagaaaacCAGTGGTGGAGAAGTTACGCAGAGAGCGAATCAACAGCAGCATTGAGCAGCTCAAGTCTCTCCTGGGTCCAGAGTTCCTCAAACAGCAGCCTGACTCCAAGCTGGAGAAAGCAGACATCCTGGAGATGACAGTTTGCTTCCTGAcacgacagcagcagcaccaaccTGTGGACTCAGCAGCTGTCAATCAGGGCTACTCCAGGTGTGTCCAAGAGGTGGAGCACTTCCTGTccaaggaggaggtgaagacacAGTCCCAGAGACGACTGCTGAACCACTTCCACAACCTGCAGTCTTCCTCTGATCAGAACCTGAGAGAGGCTGGCTTGTCTCTTCTGAGCTGCCCAGTCCAGACCAGCATCAGCAAAGAGAAGAGTCCAGTCCACAGCAAAGAGAAGAGTCCAGTC
This DNA window, taken from Centroberyx gerrardi isolate f3 chromosome 5, fCenGer3.hap1.cur.20231027, whole genome shotgun sequence, encodes the following:
- the LOC139909087 gene encoding transcription factor HES-5-like isoform X2 is translated as MEPAEIRFSLQKPLQHRDPAMAPTITSAMTNSQEQLTLTHKLRKPVVEKLRRERINSSIEQLKSLLGPEFLKQQPDSKLEKADILEMTVCFLTRQQQHQPVDSAAVNQGYSRCVQEVEHFLSKEEVKTQSQRRLLNHFHNLQSSSDQNLREAGFPVHSKEKSPVHSALWRPW
- the LOC139909087 gene encoding transcription factor HES-5-like isoform X1, which gives rise to MEPAEIRFSLQKPLQHRDPAMAPTITSAMTNSQEQLTLTHKLRKPVVEKLRRERINSSIEQLKSLLGPEFLKQQPDSKLEKADILEMTVCFLTRQQQHQPVDSAAVNQGYSRCVQEVEHFLSKEEVKTQSQRRLLNHFHNLQSSSDQNLREAGLSLLSCPVQTSISKEKSPVHSKEKSPVHSALWRPW